From a region of the Paraburkholderia hospita genome:
- the ychF gene encoding redox-regulated ATPase YchF, with translation MSLKCGIVGLPNVGKSTLFNALTKAGIAAENYPFCTIEPNVGVVEVPDARLTALAGIVKPERIVPAVVEFVDIAGLVAGASKGEGLGNQFLANIRETDAITHVVRCFEDENVIHVAGKVDPVSDIEVINTELALADLATVEKALTRYAKAAKSGNDKEAVKLAAVLEKVRAQLDQAKPVRGLDLTEEELLLIRPFCLITAKPAMYVANVKEDGFENNPHLDAVRKYAETENAPVVAVCAAIEAEIADLADEDKEVFLADMGMHEPGLNRVIRAGFKLLGLQTYFTAGVKEVRAWTIHVGDTAPQAAGAIHTDFERGFIRAQTIGFDDYIAYKGEQGAKEAGKMRAEGKEYIVHDGDVMNFLFNV, from the coding sequence ATGAGCCTCAAATGCGGCATCGTCGGCCTGCCTAACGTCGGCAAGTCCACCCTGTTCAACGCGCTGACCAAGGCGGGCATCGCCGCCGAAAACTATCCGTTCTGCACGATCGAGCCGAACGTCGGTGTGGTCGAAGTGCCGGATGCGCGCCTGACGGCGCTCGCCGGCATCGTCAAGCCGGAGCGCATCGTGCCCGCCGTCGTCGAGTTCGTCGACATCGCGGGTCTGGTGGCAGGAGCGAGCAAGGGCGAAGGTCTCGGCAACCAGTTCCTCGCGAATATCCGCGAAACGGATGCGATCACGCACGTCGTGCGCTGCTTCGAAGACGAGAACGTGATTCACGTCGCGGGCAAGGTCGATCCCGTGTCGGATATCGAAGTGATCAACACGGAACTCGCGCTCGCCGACCTCGCGACGGTCGAAAAGGCGCTCACACGCTATGCGAAAGCCGCGAAGTCAGGCAACGACAAGGAAGCGGTGAAGCTCGCTGCCGTGCTGGAAAAGGTTCGCGCGCAGCTGGATCAGGCCAAGCCGGTTCGTGGGCTGGATCTGACGGAAGAAGAGCTTCTGCTGATCAGGCCGTTCTGCCTGATTACGGCCAAGCCGGCCATGTACGTCGCGAACGTCAAGGAAGACGGCTTCGAGAACAATCCGCACCTGGACGCGGTCCGCAAGTATGCCGAAACGGAGAATGCGCCCGTGGTCGCCGTGTGCGCGGCGATCGAGGCGGAAATCGCCGATCTCGCCGATGAAGACAAGGAAGTGTTCCTCGCCGACATGGGCATGCACGAGCCGGGTCTGAACCGTGTGATTCGCGCGGGTTTCAAGCTGCTCGGCCTGCAGACGTATTTCACGGCGGGCGTGAAGGAAGTGCGCGCGTGGACGATCCATGTCGGCGATACCGCGCCGCAGGCAGCGGGCGCGATTCACACGGACTTCGAACGCGGCTTCATTCGCGCGCAGACGATCGGCTTTGACGATTACATCGCGTACAAGGGTGAACAAGGCGCGAAGGAAGCGGGCAAGATGCGCGCGGAAGGGAAGGAGTACATCGTGCATGATGGCGACGTGATGAACTTTTTGTTCAACGTCTGA